The genomic DNA AACTCACCCTAGACATTCATGTTGAATGATACGGGTAactgctttcttgcagagagtaaGATGAAAAGATCGATAACACATCGATACATTTTCACTTGgactgtctttttttatttcaatggaACTGTGCCAGTAGGGGTTGCTCCAGAAACTAAACGCTGGCGGCAGAATTCTAAGAAAAACAAGTTGTGAAACTAAATGGAAAAGTTGTGCTGCCATCAGCACATTAATATTTGCCCCTTTGGTCAGAACTGTttgagtttatttatttcaatgaaACCACTGGGAAATGCCGACACTCTGGTTAACAATGAGTATTACAGTACATTGTAAGCGTTCTCACACAACAGGCATCAAATGTGAGCTATGTAGGACATGGATAAAATACCTTTTATTATGCTATTGTATTGTTCAGTGGCAACAATATGAACTGCTATTGCTCTAGAAACAAACCGCTTATGTTCTCTAGGAATGAACTCAAACcagagcagagaataaaagCACAAAACACATGGACCTGTGAAGCAGTATGCTACTGGTGCTGCAGTTCGGTACGGTTGTTTTCTGTGTGGTTGTTGTGGTTGAAGTGGTAGTTGTTGGCGGCAGTCTGGTTGAGGTTGACTTCAAACCTATGGACAAATAGAAAGTTGACTTGTGAGTCTATCAATCAACATTTTTGAATGAAGGACTGACATTAACTATGGTTTCTTCTTGTGTAAATCTTTCGTACCTTTTCATTGGTCAGGTGCATTGTTATTGTATCACCTACCAGTGCCTGGTAAATTCAGTCTTATTTGATTTTCAtaaatggtaacactttacaataaggtacacaaaaatgtaGGTAGTTACTGAGGAACAAATGAGTAACGAAtggttagttaatgattagttactgattgACTGTGATTCAAACACTAATGATTCGTTTTTGGTTTTCCAATATGTCTAATAGAATTTTCTCAATATTTTGCATGACATCGAACAgaatacaataacaatacaGCCATTTGAGACCAAACATTACCTAGACATACATCTCTacccacatacacaaacacacacacgcatacacatttAATTTGCACAAAAATCAAACAGTCCTATATAgcaagataaaaataaaacttttgttGCCCACAACTTCCTTTTAAGTAATGCTTACATTTCCATCTCTGATGATCCACATATATGGTTCCCAGAGCTGAAAAAAATCTTTACTCTTGCCCTTAGCAATGTATGTCAGTCTTTCCAgaccagaatcagaatcagaaatactttaataatcccagggggaaattatttttgttaccactccaggtatacaaacaacatatacaaacaacatatattatccagacttttaacatatataataaaaacaaatatacagtaataatatataaaatatgaaatgtacaatgttaatgtgcaaatagtgcaataaaaaagagaagtgaCTGTCTATGTTAAGATGATTatagtgcaataaaaaagagaagtggttgtctatgtttgagatgagATGATTACAGAGAGGGGGGGTGTGACTCTCTGAGGGAGGCGTTGTAAAGTTTAATGACCACAGGCAGGAAAGATTTCCTGTGGCACTCTGTGGTGCATCTGGGTGAGAGGAGTCTTCTgctgaaggtgctcctctgctgGGCCAGTGTGTCGTAAAGAGGGTGTGAGACATTATCCAAGATGGACTGAAGCCTGGACAGCATCCTCCTCTCAGCCACGGTCGTCAATGTGTCCAGCTCCTCCCCCACGACATCACCAGCcctcctgatcagtttgttcagtctgttggtGTCTGCAACCTTCGTCCCACTGCCCCAGCATGTGACAGCGATCACATCATCAATATCCTCGTGTATATCAATTTTCCAAGCATTAACTTTATCTATTGTTGATTCTGTACAGTGTGCCACCAACATATTGCAGTATTTAGATACGTGGCCCTTCTCTCCCAAATTCCCAACAGTTATTTCCTCAAGTATTGATAAGGGCGGTATACACATTATCTGTTTAAATTTGGAAATAACTTCTTAAttgtaaatatttaaagaaatgtttcactaatgattagttactggtaAACAGACTGGTAGCTACTGTAAAATGAATGAGTAACGAATGGTTAGCTAATCATTAGCTAACCATTCGTTACTCATTAAGCTAATCAATAGGGCTTGAATCCCAGTCagtcagtaactaatcattaattAACCATTCGTTCCTCAGTAATTACTtacatttttgtgtaccttattgttattgtaaagtgttacctccCAAATAATTGGACGTTAAAGGGAATTAAATCAGTGTTATTTATTGGTATCAAATATTTTTGAGTCGTGCAATCATTTTTTACTGCCTTTTGTCAGATTTGGGGCTCTATGGCTGCTCCATAACGCTAACAAGATAGATTATAGGACTATGCAAATACCAAGTGTCGCATATAGGCCAACACACAACTCCTGCTGTCAGGGCGTTTTTAAAAACGCACTCAATTGTAGATGAGTGCAAACAGAGCCGAATCAGAGctttaggttaaaaaaaaaaggacaagtttaaGTTTGAACTCACCTTCGACATCCACATTAAACGTCACAGTGGCAGTCCCCACATGGTTGCTGACAGAACAGGTGTACTGCCCTTTATCCGCAGACGTTACAGAGTCGATAGTGAGAACGCTGCCATTGGAGTAGGAATGGATAGGTGATTTCCACGTGTACAAGGGGCTGGGGTTTCCCACAGCCGAGCAGTTCAGTTGTAGAGAGTTTCCTTCTGCGACAGTGATTAGATCTGAATGTGATGACTTTAGTTGAGGCTTATCTGTGTGTGGATTAAGTGAGGAAGAGACACAACATGTCATTACAGTAACATGGGCACAATTTTGAAATTTAAACAGATTTTTCATTGATGTAGATATACAATACATTGTACTAGCTAACCCTTTCACATACCAGCAGTCATGCCCATTGCTAATGTAGcctaaaaatattgattagagcGGCTTTACATAGCAGATCAAAATGCTTCTTCCATCATTGTAAAAGTTGCCAACATGACAATGAAGGGTGTCaaagtgtgtttatttttcttgtcaGACTCACAGTGCACAGTGGCAGTGATGTTTTCTGACGTCACCACTGGAGGGAGCTGTGGTCCATCAGGTCCCAGTTTTAGCTTTGCTTCACACCAGAACCGGCCTCCATCATCTTCTTTACTGGGTGTGATGTTCAAAGAGAAGATCTCAGTCACTGGTTTCTTCTCTGTGTTGTTGGACTGCAGTTGACCCAGCGCTGTCTGTCCTCTGTAGAATGTCACAATGAGGTGGTCAACAGGAGCAACGTCCTGTACTGTACACTGCAGAGTGTACTGATGCCCCTCCAACATCGGCCCAGTGTGATTAACAAAGCTGATGGACACACTGTCTGGAGGCTCTGTGGAGGCAAACAGAGAGACATGCAGGCAAACATTAAGTAACAACAGGAAAGAATATAAACTACCTATATGTACCCATTTGCTTTATTACTCATTAAATCATCACTAACAACAGTTCTTTTGTGTTTACTTACGGTACACAGTTACATTCAGGGTGCTACAACACTGGTAAGCAGAATTGCTGTAATAGCAAATGGGAGATGGCTGCCATTCAGTCAGTCTTTTAACCGTCCATAAAATTGTGGTTCCGTTTATTGATGTGTCTCCAATATTTTTCTCCAGATCAGATTTGGTGCCGTTAACGAGGCAAGCATGCTGACATACAGAGCAGCTGGCAGAGGTTGGGTCACCATGCTTCACTACCAGTCTGGTTGGAGTGAACACAGGTTTATCTACACAGGTTTGACCTGTAACACAGACATTCAATTAGACAATATTGCTTTTAAACAGCTCGTTGTGGAATGAACAATCAGATGCACTTTGAAAGCACTTACAAATCTGTCCTTCCGTACAAAAACATTTCGAACATTCTAATATGATAAATATCAGCTGGTTAACATGGTTATATTGAGTTTAATTGTAATGATAAAATGTTTATCATTTTGAACATGTATACACCCTGAGAGCTACCAAAATGAGGATGAATACCTTTATACATTGGCATGTGTCGTGTCATGTCTTTAATGAGGAAAATGCTTCCGCCTGCATCTGTGTTATTGAATATATGAATGTTGAGGTATCTGATGTTAACTCTTAACTCAGTTTTGCTCTGATGGCGATGTGATCCTTTCTAGCAAGGTGCTTATGCCAGACGATAGCTATACAAATATCAATGAAGCTTGGTACACAACTTCATGGCTTGATCACTGCATATGCACATGACTCAGAGCTACTGTTGTATAGTATTTCTTGATATGTGCTTGTTTCTGATCAAATATTAATATAACTTCATTTGTTCAGCACAACAAAATACTaagaatacaaatacaaaagcatGAATGCCCTAAggaatcacaaaaaaagaaaagtcaaacATGACCTAAAAATAAAGGCGCtggacagaaaatacaaaaacgtAATACAACACTTAGACAATTCTTTCATATTAAAGCATGTTGTGAATTGTAAATGTACATCTGAGTTTGTAAGACACGATTCAGTGTAGTTCAACCAGAACAGATAATTTTAGGAAATCATAATCCCATTTACAGGAAATAGTCTGCTAGGaataatggcattttttttaggGGAAATACAGATTCACTTACCACAGATGGACATATGGAAGCTGTGCAGGAAACCCATCAAAGAAACAACCAGAAGAATGAAACGGAAAAACATTATTCCCAGTTATTTCTTTGTACAACAACTAACAAAAAACGTCGCCCAAAGATGGTCAGGAATTAAATGAGTCCACTCCGTTTTCTATTGTAGTCAAAGGATGTTGGCAGCGCAGCTTGTTTTCACACCACACATCCTCTCGAAGTTTTTTCATAGACATCCTTTCAGTCTTAAAAGTGAAAGTGTGGTAGTTTTTACATCACCTTCTAGATTCATTTCAAAGAGACTTTACATAATCAGAGTGCTAACTCTATTATCTTTACTCTACAGGTCTGTCACATCCACACACTAGAAAAatcttggtaacactttacaataaggtacacaaaaaataggtagttaatgattagttagtttttgaaagagtaacgaatgattagttaatgtttttcagaagggtagttactgtttttgaaagagtaacgaatgattagttactgttttttgaaagagtaactaatcattcattactctttcaaaaaacagtaactacccttctgaaaaacagtaactaatcattcgttactctttcaaaaacagtaactaatcattcattactctttcaaaaacagtaagtaatcattaactacctatttttttgtgtaccttattgtaaagtgttaccgttaTGATCAAATAAAGAAAGCTACATTGTTTAAATTTTGTTCAATGTTTTCAGGACCACAAGCATATCCAAGCaatctaaaaacaaatgtaggTAGGCCTATTTAAATTTGGGTAACAGACCCTTAAAGCCAAAGGTTttactgtgtatatgtgtatttggCATGCCTATAGATTGACTTGCCATTCCGGGTAATTGCCCTAGTTTAGGACTATCACAGAACTACCAAGTTATCACATACAGATATATTAATCTATGCGCATAATATCGATAGGCCTATAGGTGCTCTACACACAAGGAACAAAAGTTTGGTACTTCAAAGTAGAGGAAGTATTTTGTGCATATATCATGTGGAAACAGTTTGGAGTGCAGAGCTTTAAGCCGACATTCCTCAACTTCCCGGTGATCTTTATCGCTCAGTTTCATGAGAGCCCTCCCATGAATACTGGGCACGGCACTCTACAATTCTCTTCTTATTTATCATTCACCAGGATGCTCATACctatatatatttagatttattcattttaggcctttattttgacaggacagctgaagacatgaaagagggagagaggggaacaacacgcagcaaagggccgcaggttgaaGTCGACGAGGGTTCGACGCCAACATTCCTCAACTTCCCGGTGATCTTTATCGCTCAGTTTCATGAGAGCCCTCCCATGAATACTGGGCACGGCACTCTACAATTCTCTTATCCTTCACCAGTGCTCATACCCTAACAACTGcataatatatgtgtgtttttatatatatatatatatatatacacatacatacatacacacacatacaaccggtcaaaagtttggggtcacttagaaatttccattccactccattatagacagaataccagctgaaaagaaacgcttgaaatccatgctttttggtctaaacgtcatacccaaatgaaaagtggtacagctcccatatactctgacactctggggtgaGGCTGATATCACTGGAAAGGAAACactcaagtttttgttacaagtgtcagggtgattctcAGCCTTActgacagagttacagaggctagaatggaggttttttatttccatccaagtcatacatctgtaaaatgattaaaatacactcctgtaaacacatctggtgAGATACAGACAGCACAAGGccatagccacatgtctcagcttactacagaaagaatccagaagccaaaagactcaaacaTGGATTTTCTATGATTTTGTttctacagatatgtctgtttttttatttccatttgaaaagtgcaaagaaaaaagccaaaaaaaaactacaaaatacaacacttctcaaatacacaaacacccacatcaatcacctttccGATGATGTCAGGCTCACTCCAGAGTGTcagagtatatgggagctgtaccacttttaatttgggtatgacatttagaccaaaaagcatggatttcagccacttctgtctacaacatTGGAGAatccttttgcaattatgtaaacacataatgtaatctgctgccctgtttaaaaaaaaaaaacaatgcaactgatctcagctggtattctgtctggaatggaaatttctaagtgaccccaaacttttgaccggtagtgtatgtatgtacacagacatacatacatacacgtgctggtcatataattagaatatcattaaaaagttgatttatttcagtaattccattcaaaaagtgaaattggtATATTAtcttcattcatcacacacagagtgatatatttccaaatgttaatttcttttaattgtgatgattataactgacaatgaaaatcccaaattcagtatctcagaaaattagaacaTTACTTatgaccaatacaaaaaaggatttttagagatgttggccaactgaaaagtatgaacatgaaaagtatgagcatgtacagcactcaatacttagttggggctccttttgcctgaattactgcagcaatgcggcgtggcatggagtcgatcagtctgtggcactgctcaggtgttatgagagcccaggtcgctctgatagtggccttcagctcttctgcattgttgggtctggcgcatcgcatcgtcctcttcacaataccccatagactttctatggggttaaggtcaggcgagtttgctggccaattaagaacagggataccatggtccttaaaccaggtactggtagctttggcactttGTGCAGGTGCCAaatcctgttggaaaatgaaatctgcagctccataaagttggtcagcagcaggaatcatgaagtgctctaaaacttcctggtagacggctgcgttgtccctggacctcagaaaacacagcggaccaacaccagcagatgacatggcaccccaaaccatcactgactgtggaaactttacactggacttcaagcaacgtggattctgtgcctctcctctcttcctccagactctgggaccttgatttccaaaggaaatgcaaaatgtactttcatcagcgaacataactttggaccactcagcagcagtccagtcctttttgtctttagcccaggcgagacgcttctgacgctgtgtcttgttcaggagtggcttgacacaaggaatgcgacagctgaaacccatgtcttgcttacgtctgtgcgtggtggttcttgaagcactgactccagctgcagtccactccttgtgaatctccccccacattttttaatgggttttgtttcacaatcctctccggtgcagttatccctattgcttgtacacttttttctaccacatcttttccttcccttcgcctctctatcaatgtgcttggacacagagctctgtgaacagccagcctctttagcaatgagctttttgtgtcttgccctccttgtccaaggtgtcaatggtcgtcttttggacagctgtcaagtcagcagtcttccccatgattgtgtagcctacagaactagactgagagaccatttaaaggcctttgcaggtgttttgagttaatcagctgattagagtgtggcaccaggtgtcttcaatattcaaccttgtcacaatattctaattttctgagatactgaatttggggttttcattagttgtcagttctaatcatcaaaagtaaaagaaataaacacttgaaatatatcagtctgtgtggaatgaatgtatacattatacaagtttcactttttgaatggaattactgaaataaatcaacttttttcatgatattctaattatatgaccagcacctgtgtgtatatatatatatatatatatacatacatacacacacacacacagttgtgttcaaaataatagcagtccaacatcactaacctcataaatcaaatcttttggtagaagtgatatttctacatggcaaataattgactagtaagtgttgtagagtcatagaaaaccaacagtcatgacatgcatgctgctcattctgtgtaattgaatctgtaattgaaaggggcatgttcaaaataatagcagcgttgtgttcaattagtgaggttattgattctgtgaagaaacaggtgtcaattatggcccatatttaaggaaggaaggaagcaaatgttgtgcatgctggttacaatgcatttcacactgaaatactaaGCAAAATGGGGCGTTCCAGACATTGcgctgaggaacagcggacttgattaaaaagttgattggagaggggaaaattataggctgctcagccaaaatgatttcaaatgccttgaaatggcatccaaagcctgaacgacgtgggaaaaaaacagtcaactaccatacgaatggatcgaagaatagccaaaatggcaaatgctcaaccaatgatcagcgccaggaaaatcaaaaaagacttaaagttacctgtgagtacggttacgatcagaagaaggctacgtgaagcaaagctatcagctagaagcccccgcaaagtcccattgctgaaaaaaagacatactgAATAgattgaaatttgccaaaggacacattgactggccaaaggagaagtggggcaacattctggggactgatgagagcaaaattggagcaaacaggagacatttgaagctgtggtggagaggaggtcactgaacaaactgttatctatcatggataaccccgaccaccctctccaccccacgctggtccaacagaggagcacaTTCTCTAAGAGGCTCTGACAGCTTCGATGTCACACGGACCGCTACAGGAAATCATTCCAATCCACAGGCAATTacactttttaacacttcatcactgagtgtgAGATAAGACTCGTATACATCACAACTGCACTGAATGCaccttgcacaataggtttatctACATCCTATCATTACTAGTGAAACAGTTGTACATGTTTACTCCCCAACTTGCACATTATGTTTATCTGTATCTATtgaaacagttgtacattttatttccaaattgtatatattttaaatattgcttgtgtagtattctattatttcatgtatattgtttcctattatttaatgtttactctgtatgtgtgctgtgtgtctgaacaccgttatttcccattttttgggatcaataaaaaaaaaaaatctatctatatacatatatatgtatacatatattttttttgtggggggaggggggcattttaggcctttagttTGACAGGactgctgaagacatgaaaggggggagagagagggggaaacaacatgcagcaaaggttgGAGTCGAACTGACGgctgctgcgtcaaggagtgaacctctatatatgggtgcgcgctctaccaactgagctacccgggcGCGCCAACCGCGTTGTATCATTCAAACTTGTTGCTTGGAAAAGAATAGCAGAGCAACACAACCAGAATAGAACTAGGTGTCATACAGAGTCTGACTTCAACTAACTTTCTAAGCGTTCAGAGAATTGGAGGATACTGTATGTCAGTGAATACAAAACAATCAGAATCAATAAATTAGGCTACCTGACTATAAAAACAAGCTCTGCAGAAACTAGCTACCAAACGGCTTCAATTGCCATTTTACATGCAAGATGCACGAGGCCCAAACACATAGGTGATTAGATACCATACCCCTTAAGCAAGGCTGGAGGGGTTCTCATCCATGtacagccccctcactctgacatttctccattagtgcagtattatgtgcatgtgtgtgtatttcagggcTGTTAGTAATGTGTGTAACTACAACTATACCAacagaggaaaaaaatgtgaatttccccttgcgggataaATAAAGGCATGCCTTCTTCTTAACTTGTAAAGACCCTAAGACTTTCTTCACCAGGTTCAGCTATAGGTTTCCATCCTGAAGAAAgttcactattttttttttttactatggcCTCAGACGTTGAGGAGTTAAATCTGAAGTTCAATAATTGGCCAGAGACTCCTTTCTGGCACACTGGCCACACAAATATAAGTCAAGAATGTAATGTAacgcatttttatttattaatagttTAAGTTAACTAGCACACAAAAAAGGAACACAAAACTTAATTGAATTCTAAGACAAAcagtaagaagaaaaaaaaaaatccattaagAAAATGTACAAAGAAATCCCTGTTCTGTAAAACCAGAAATGAAATCTGTCAGAGAACCTGATGACGTGACACTGTTTCTAGAATTAAATTATTTAGGTGTCTGATCGTTGACACAACTTTTTAGGCATGAACTTCAAAAGCCTTATTATGTACATAATATGTTATCAGGTCAGGCCAGGTAAGGCTCATGATTGCTTTCATGGTAGGCAATTGTTCCAGTGACGTTCGTTGGGTAACATCTGACTGAGCCGCAGGCAGCAGCTGATGGTGGGCTCATAAAACGTCGTGTCTGGTTCCTCAATCTTCACGTCTGTCTCACTGCTTCTCTGGGGCACCGAGCGGGCGAACAGCGAGGGTTTAGGAGCTTTAACCAGAGTTTTCTTTGTCACACAGCCAATGTCGATGAGTGCCTGTGGAGGAGACTGGtagggttatatatatatatatatatattctataggACATTAAAAAAGATCAtatttactagggctgcacagtataccattttttttaaatcgtccTCGCAATATCAACTAGCGCAATATACATTTCGTGAAAGGTtgcaacatatcgcgatagaCGCTATTTTtcgtgttagttgaaagaaaatatcagtagaaaactgcaaattaaaatgcaactcattcttttttaagtggtgccttttatgttcaatttgttcaataaaagaatgttagaaatgatttccttttatttgttttacattttaacaagcaatttgttgtgttttagaagaatactgaaagcaacagcaaggcagaactgagtccactttaatatctgttcatTTATCGCAAGTAGTATCGttacaacgttatcgcatattttcctcatatcgtgcagccctaatatttacTTTTACTATTCAATGTTTTGATACTTACTTCATACAACACTTAATACTGTGAACTTTGCACAATCCCTGGTCAATAATTtgcacaattctgcacaaaactGTACagctctttctttttaaaacagatttatcttacatattttatatagtattttttttcttctattatgTGTAAACCTACTGGCCAATAAACCcaattctgtttgtgtgttgttaaaaaaaattactaatTACTAATAATTACTTGAGGCATGAATGAGCCATGAATGAGTTCTCTTTTACTGGAGACGAGTTTATCAGCTGATAGCCATGTGAGCTAGTGTAGGTGAGAGTATTTGCGTTTACCTGCACCAGGTCCAGCACCGCCATTGGCTGCAACACATCTTTGTAATGCTCCACCAGTGACTGTTGCGTGAGTCCGGGTCGGAACATGATGTTGTACAAAATGGCCTCCAGCATGCCTTTACACACCTGTCGGTTCAGATTGCCGTCAACCATGCGCCACGGCCGGCTGATGAAACTCACATTCTCACTGTGAGGAGAAAAGGTTGGAAACAGGGAGAAGGAAGAGGTGACGCACATCAAAGACAAATGCAAAATTAACTGCACTAAGATAATTAGTCAATCAATCCCTCTAAGTCTGCACTTACCCATTATCAACGTTAGCTGGCCTTGTCGGTGGACAGCGtgcttctccctctctttcatcAGGTCTTCTGTTCGCTCTGACTCTACGATCTCTCTTTTCCTGTCTTTTCTCAGTTTCCACCTTCTCCTTGCCTGCCTCCTGCTCTCTGTCCTCTTCAGGCAGCATCTgctttcctccctcctcctcctcctcctcctcctcaggctGCATCTgctttcctccctcctcctcctcctcaggcggcatctcctttcctctctcctcctccatgtTCAACAATGTGTCTCCACTTCCATCATCTGTCCGTTCTTTCTGCTTTTCCAGCGGATCTTCCTCACTAGGTTTCTCTCTTGTTACGTCACTCGACAACCCCTCTGCGTCCCGCCTGTCCTCGCCCTTTTGTCCGTCCACGGCCAATTTTTTTGCCGGCGGCTCCTCCGAGTCCTGTCGGCCTCGCCTGCCTTTGCGCATGAAGGGGATGTTGTGCGGTTTCTCCAAAAAGGGGAGACGGTCAGATGTGAAGCGTGACTGGGACCACTGCTTGGAGTTTACGGTCAGCAGCCATGGATCAGCGTGCTGCATCAGCACCCAACGTTTACCCAAACCCCCGACTTGTAACACCTGGCCTTCTTCTTGTAACTCCTGAGGCAAAAAGGGAAAAATTTAAAATCAGGCAAAAccacagaaaaagaagaaaataggaAACTGATCGTTCTGTATTTGGAATTTGcctttccaaaaccaaaacTGTGAGCAAAGCTGTAAGGAATAGAGTCAACAGTGCATCTACTCATAAGCTGCATAAACTTTAGCATGTGCGGCTAACCAGCTTGGCACCGAGAGTAGCAAGCTAGCGCTACCTCCATAGCCAAAGCCAGGACcgttcctgggggcttggtgGGGACACACAGCTTGACATGCTAACTAAGGGGGGGCTACTGCCTCATTTGCAGGAGAACAAACTGAATAACCAAGATGCCGGTTCAtcaaatttgattttttttttctaattacaAGGTGTGTGCAGTAATCATGGATTGATTTTCAGCTTTATTTTGtagttactgtatattttacatgcagttttttaCTGAATTCATATATTTCTATGgtataatattgtaatataaatacatgttttttataTGGTAAAACATGTCAAACAGTCAGATTCCGGTCTTAACACATAAATGTGCTTACCTTCATGTACTGCTGCAGGCTCCTGGTGCGTCCAGACTGTGGCTCCTCCAGGTGTAAGTGAGTCTTATAGAGGTTATGTATTTCCAAACCACTCTCA from Sander vitreus isolate 19-12246 chromosome 2, sanVit1, whole genome shotgun sequence includes the following:
- the LOC144534095 gene encoding cell adhesion molecule 4-like isoform X3, which encodes MFFRFILLVVSLMGFLHSFHMSICEPPDSVSISFVNHTGPMLEGHQYTLQCTVQDVAPVDHLIVTFYRGQTALGQLQSNNTEKKPVTEIFSLNITPSKEDDGGRFWCEAKLKLGPDGPQLPPVVTSENITATVHYKPQLKSSHSDLITVAEGNSLQLNCSAVGNPSPLYTWKSPIHSYSNGSVLTIDSVTSADKGQYTCSVSNHVGTATVTFNVDVEGLKSTSTRLPPTTTTSTTTTTQKTTVPNCSTSSILLHRSMCFVLLFSALV
- the LOC144534095 gene encoding vascular cell adhesion protein 1-like isoform X1 → MFFRFILLVVSLMGFLHSFHMSICGQTCVDKPVFTPTRLVVKHGDPTSASCSVCQHACLVNGTKSDLEKNIGDTSINGTTILWTVKRLTEWQPSPICYYSNSAYQCCSTLNVTVYQPPDSVSISFVNHTGPMLEGHQYTLQCTVQDVAPVDHLIVTFYRGQTALGQLQSNNTEKKPVTEIFSLNITPSKEDDGGRFWCEAKLKLGPDGPQLPPVVTSENITATVHYKPQLKSSHSDLITVAEGNSLQLNCSAVGNPSPLYTWKSPIHSYSNGSVLTIDSVTSADKGQYTCSVSNHVGTATVTFNVDVEGLKSTSTRLPPTTTTSTTTTTQKTTVPNCSTSSILLHRSMCFVLLFSALV
- the LOC144534095 gene encoding vascular cell adhesion protein 1-like isoform X2, producing the protein MFFRFILLVVSLMGFLHSFHMSICGQTCVDKPVFTPTRLVVKHGDPTSASCSVCQHACLVNGTKSDLEKNIGDTSINGTTILWTVKRLTEWQPSPICYYSNSAYQCCSTLNVTVYQPPDSVSISFVNHTGPMLEGHQYTLQCTVQDVAPVDHLIVTFYRGQTALGQLQSNNTEKKPVTEIFSLNITPSKEDDGGRFWCEAKLKLGPDGPQLPPVVTSENITATVHYKPQLKSSHSDLITVAEGNSLQLNCSAVGNPSPLYTWKSPIHSYSNGSVLTIDSVTSADKGQYTCSVSNHVGTATVTFNVDVEVGRRLQTPTD